The sequence ACCGAGCAGTTTGCTGCGCGCGCCGAGCGCACTATCCGCGGGATCTGGCGGGATTTCCCACAGCATCTCCGAGACTGCCTTGCCGAGCCTCGTCATGTGTGCACGATACTTGCCGTAGGCTTGCGCATCCGCGTAGTCGAAGCACGCGATGTCGCGCGCCAGCTGCTCGCCTTCCGCGCGGAACACCAGGCTGCGGCCATTGCCATAGAGATGCAGCATAGGCGTCGGCACGACGATTTCGTAGCCGTGCTTCGCGAGTTCGAGTTCCTGAATGATGCGCGGTTGCAGCAGCGCCATCGTGTAGGAAGCGGTCGATACGCGATACCCCGGCCACACGGCTTCGCTGACCGCCGCGCCGCCCGCCAGCTCACGCCGCTCCAGCACGCACACCTTGAAACCCTTGCGCGCAAGATACGCCCCGCACACGAGGCCGTTGTGCCCTGCGCCGACGATCACCGCGTCGTGGTGTATGTTTGCCATGTCGCCTGTATCGCCCGGGTTACGCTCATTGATCCGTGGATGCTTCGCGCCGCTGCAGCGCCATGATGCCCAGACACATCAGGAGCGAGATCAGCGTGAGCATGGTCGATACGGCGGCCAGCACCGGCGACACTTCCCAGCGAATCGCGCTATACATCTTGACGGGCAGTGTCGTGGTCTGCGGTCCCGAGATGAAATACGCGACCACGACTTCATCGAAGGAAAGCAGGAACGCGAACAGCACGCTTACCGCGACCGATGCGCGTATCTGCGGCAATACCACCTGAAAGAAGATGCGCACGCGGCTCGCGCCCATCACGAGCGCGACGGCTTCCAGCGCGGCATCCGCGTGACGCAAGCCCGACCCGACCGCGATCACCACGAACGGCACGACAAGCACCGCATGCGCGAGCGCAAGGCCCCAGATCGTATTCACGAGCCCGAGCGTCGAAAACTGCTTGTAGATGCCGAGGCCCAATACCACGACCGGCACCAGCATGGGTGTGATCGCGAGCGTTTCGAAGATGCGCTTGCCGGGGAAGCGTGCGCGTGCGAGTGCGTACGCGCCAGGCACGCCGACCGCGATCGAGATCGCGGAGGCCACCAGAGCAACGATCACGCTCGTCACGCATGCGCCCCACCAGGCGGGATCGGCGAGAAGCTGCCTGAACAGATCGAGCGAGAAAGTCTTCGGCGGGAAAGTGAGTTCACTGCCGCCACCAAAGGAAATCGGCACGATGACGAGGCTCGGCAGCAGCAGGAACAGATAGCCGCACCATCCGCCTATCGTGCCCAGCACGCGCAACATGGCGCGCGAATCGCGGCGTTTCGCTTCGGGCCGGACGTAGGTGCTCCCGACCTCGGTTGCGGTATCGATCATGCGAGCGCCTCCCTGCCCTGCTGCACGCGTCCGAGCATGGCGATGAGGACGCCCGACAGCACGAGCAGCATCATCGCAATGGCGGCGGCGAGCGTCCAGTCGAGCGTCTGCCGGGTATAGAAATCGATCAGGTTCGCCAGCATCATGTCGCGCGGACCGCCCAGCAGCGCAGGTGTAATGTACATGCCCATCGAGAGCGTCAGGCACATCAGCACGCCTGCGATCACGCCCGGCATCGAAAGGGGCAGCGTAATGCGCGCGAAGATCATCCACGGGCCTGCGCCCATCAACTCGGCCGCGAACTTGAGGTTGCGGTTTTGCGTGGTGAGACTCGTGAGGATCGGCAGCACCATGAACGGCAGCAAATAGTTCGTCATGCCGATCACAACCCCGGTACGATTGAACACGAGTTCCGGATGCCATGCATCGCCCGAGAGCCAGCCCGCAATCTTCGCGATGAGGCCCGCACTTCCCAACACCACGGTAAAGGCATAGCTCTTGACGAGGATGCTGGTCCAGAACGGCAACATCACCATGACGAGATACGGGGCGCGCTTCGCGGTGGGCAGGCGCGCGAGATGCAGCGCGACGATATAGCCGAGCAGAAGACTAGTGCCCGTCGCGAACGAGGCGATCGCGAGCGTGCTGCCGAGCACGCGGCGAATCAGCGGATTGGTGAAGACCTGCTCGTAGCCGCGCAGCGTGAACGCATGCTCCCAGATGCTCGACCAACCGACCACGCCCAGCGGCCATAGAAAGAACACGGCCAGCAGCGTATAGAGCGGCAGCAACATCACGACGACGGTCTTCACATTGAGCGTATAGTTCATCGCGCGCCTCCTATCGCCTGCTTTGCCGGATTGCTCCGCTTAGGTGAGCATCCACGTCGTGAAGCGGTTTTGCAAGGCATCGTAGTGATCGCCCCACCAAGCATCGTTGATGATGATGCTGTTTTTATCGTGCATGTCGGGCATGCGTGCCTTTGCGGCGGCGGACACCAGCGGCATCGCAGCGGTCACATTCGGCGCGAATTCCACCATGTCGCAGAACGCGGCCTGACGGTCCGGGCGCAGACAGAACGCCACGTATTGCATCGCGGCCCGCGTGTTCTTGCCGTACTTCGGCACCGCGAGATATTCGAGGCTGTTGAGCGTCTGCTTCATCGACATCTGCACGGAGGTACCCGCGCGCTGTGCCGGCAGCACGCGGCTCAGATACGTGTAGGTGAAGTCAAGTTCGTTGCTGGCGATAAGCGTGACGGTCTCCGGCGTCGTCTCGATCCACTTGCGCACGGCGGGCTTGATGCGGTCCATCGCCTTGAACGCGCGTTCGACATCGAGCGGATAGAGCTTGTCGGGCGCGACGCCATCGGCAAGCAACGCCATCTCGAGGTTTTCGCTAACGCGCGGACGCAAGCCCCGCCGCCCCGGAAAACCCTTAACGTCCCAGAACTCGGCATAGGTCGTCGGCGGCTTTGCGCTTCGCTTCGGATCGAAGCCGATACCGCCAGCATACGAATACGTGCCGACGAAATCCTGTCCGGTCCTCGTGACCAGCCCGTCCGTCTTGACGATGGCCGGGTCGAGCTTTTCCCACATGCCCGCGCGCGATCCCGCCACGATCTGCGGCCCGATGCTGTCGAACACATCCCACGACACATTCTTCGACTCGACCTGCACCTTCATACGCGCCAGGTCCGCGCTGTTGACGAGATTCACCGCGATGCCCGTCTCTTTGGTGAATGGCTCGGCGAACGCGCCGCGAATCGCGGCTTCATACGCGCCGCCCCAGCACGTCACGCTGATGCTCTTCGACTGCGCGCGCACGATAGCGGGCGCACCGAGCAGCGCGACGCCCGCAAGCGCGGCCGCTTGCTGGAGGAACACGCGCCGTGGGCGAGGTTGCTGGTCGATGAGCTTTGATGTGTCGAGGTCGGGCGTTTTCATGATGGTTTCCACGATGGCACGTTGATCGGGGGATACCTTGAGTCGTTCGTCGTCTTCAGCCTGCAATCCAGATTGCTTTCCAGTCCATGTATTTGTCGAACGCGTGCATCGACTTGTCGCGCCCGAAGCCGGATTGCCTGAAGCCGCCAAACGGTGAGGACATGGTGCCGCGATCGAAGCAGTTGACCCACACCACGCCCGCTCGCAATTGCCGCGACACCTGCTGCGCACGGGCGATGTTGGAGGTCCACACGGCGGCGGCAAGACCGTAGATGGTGTCGTTCGCGACGCGCACCGCTTCTTCGGGCGACTCCACCGTGATTGCCGACAGCACCGGCCCGAATATCTCCTCTCGCGCGATGCGCATGTCGTTGCTCACGCGATCGAACACGGTCGGCTCGATGAAGTAGCCGCCCGATTCCGTGCGTGCCGCACGGCCTCCCGCGACGACGCGCGCGCCTTCCGCGCGTCCCGCATCGATATACGACATCACCGTTTCGTGCTGCGTCTGGCTGACGATCGCACCCATCTTCGTTGCGGGATCGAGCGGGTCGCCCGGCACCAGTTCGCGGGCGATCTTCGCCACGCGTTCGAGGAGTTCGTCGCGCACCGCCGCGTGTACGATGAGCCGCGAGCCTGCATTGCAAACCTGCCCACTGTTGGCGAAGATGCCGGCGGCGACGGCGCGCGCGGCGGCATCGAGATCGGGACAGTCGTCGAGCACGATATGCGGGCTCTTGCCGCCGCATTCGAGCCCGACGCGCTTGATGTTCGATTGACCCGAGTACTGCATGAAGAGCTTGCCCACAGCGGTCGAACCGGTGAAACCGATCGCATCGACATCCATGTGCAGACCGAGCGCGCGGCCCGCCGTCTCGCCGTAGCCGGGCAACACGTTGAGCACGCCCGCGGGCAGGCCGGCTTCCATCGCCAGCGCCGCAATGCGGATCGCTGTGAGCGGCGATTGCTCGGCGGGCTTGAGCACGACCGAGTTGCCGGCGGCGAGCGCGGGGCCGAGCTTCCAGCTTGCCATCGACAGCGGATAGTTCCATGGCACGACGGCGGCGACCACGCCGAGCGGTTCGCGCACGATCATGGTGGTGACGTCGGGCGCGGCGGGCGCGGTTTCGCCGTAGAGTTTGTCGATGGCTTCGCCGTACCACTGGATGCAGGTCGCGGAGCTTGCGATGTCGCCGTTATAGGCGTTGGTGATGGGCTTGCCGACATCGAGCGATTCGAGCAGCGCCAGTTCTTCGCGATGCTCCATTATCGACTGTGCAAACTTCAGCATGACGGCCTTGCGCCCGGCAGGCGCAAGGCGCGACCACACACCCGATTCGAATGCACGGCGCGCGCTTTGCACCGCAACATCGACATCTTCCGCACCGCATTCCGCGATGTCGGCGATGGTGCGTCCGGTAGCGGGATTCACCGTCGCGAAAGTCTTGCCCGACAGCGCAGACACGTGTTGTCCGTCGATGAACGCGCGGCCCTCGGGGCGAATCTCTTGAGCGCGTGCGCGCCACACCGATGCATCAGGAATGCTCACAGCGAAGCTCCTTAATTGATTGACTGGAATGCTTGCCTGCTGGTTATTTCCGCTACCGATGAAGCCCAGTGTACGGTTTCAAAACTATGAAAACCAATACTTTCTGATAAGGTTGTTCCTGCCTGAAAGTTATGGGTTTTCGCGAGGTCGGCCATGCTCAAAGTGCGTCATCTGGAGATATTCCGTGCGGTCGTCAAGGCGGGCAGCGTGTCGGCCGCCGCGCGTTTGCTGTATGTTTCGCAGCCTGCTGTCACCAAGACGCTGCGCATGCTGGAAGAAGAGATTGGGCTCACGCTGTTTCTGCGCGTGAAGGGGCGGCTCGTGTGCACGCCCGAAGCCGATGCGATCCTGCCCGAGATCGAGCGCCTGTTCGGCAGCGTGCAATCGATTGCCGAGACAGCGCGCGAGATTCAGCAAGGCCAGCGCGGCTCGATCCGCGTGTGCACGGTGTCGATGCTCGCGACCACCATCGTCGCTCGTGCGGTGGGAGAATTTCGCAAGACGCATCCCTATGTCGAATTCGACATACGCGCGCTGCCCACGCGACACGTGGTCGAGTACGTGAACAACAATCAGGCGGACTTTGGCATTCTCGATGTGGCCGCGCCTTCGGGCACGCTGGAAATCGAGGAGTTCTGTAGCGCGGAGTTGCGTTGCGTCGTGCGCAAGGAGCACGCCCTTGCGGCGCGAAAAACCATCACCCCCAAAATGCTTGACCGCGAAAAGCTGGCCACCTTCGGCGACGACACGCTGACCGGCTGGCGTCTGCGTGAAGCATTTCGCGCGCAAGGGCGCGTATTTACCAGCGCGTTCGTATCGAACAGCACGCCGGTCCTGTGCGCGCTCGCGCGTGAGGCCAACGCGGTCGCGTTAGTCGATCCATTCGCCTTGATGGGGGCCTCATTTCCAGAGCTCGTCGCGCGGCGTTTTTCGCCGGCAGTGCCTGTGGAGCCGCGTTTTCTGTTCGCGCCGGGGAGGCCGCGGTCGGTGATCGTCGATCAGTTCGTTGCGCAGTTGAAGGCAACGGCGCATGAACTCGCGATCTGAGCGTTGGACTAATTGTGCGACTCCATATACCAGCGCCATGCCGGCGCTAAGACAATCTTCTTACGCAGGCCGTGGACTTAGCAGTCGACAGTACCGCCGTGCAGTCTACGGCGAGTTAGCAGTAACTACCGATATCTTTTTGCAGCAGTCCCCGCGTTCCATTGCGACGCTCAATGCGCGAGGGTCCGCTGCGTTTGCGCCTGCTCCGCCTGCTTGCGCTTCTCTTGCGCCAGATGATGGCCCACCACACAACCACCTACAGCGCCGATGACTGCGTGATGCCCAGCGTAGTGGCCGGCTACGCCGCCCACAACAGCGCCTTTCAGGCATCCTTCGGCACCGGCAGCGCCAGCACATACAAGCAGGACACTTCCCACCAATACGGCAATCAGTCTTTTCATCGTTTAATTCGTCTGTTTTGAAAGTTGGCGACGTTTATAGCAGTCCAGCGGCTTCGTCTGCGGTGGAAAACCGCGGATCATGTTCGACCGCATGTAGTTCGCCATCAGCCCAGTCTGCCGGCTAGCGATAAGTTATAACGGCGAATCATGCCCGGCAGCAAAAAGAGATCGACGAACAGCCAGATACCAACGAGGCCGATAAAAACGAATCCGACTCCCGCGAATGCCAGTCCGCCACCGATCAGCGAAAGCATCAGTTGCACGATCGCGGTGACGGTCTTACCCGCATAAAACCGATGTGCGCCCAGATAGCCGAGAAAGAACCACAGAAGGAAAGCGAGCACAATGCTCTTCTTCTGCGCGTCATACATCATCATCTGGCGGGATACATCACTCATGAAAGTATTCCTCAATAACCGTTCATCAAAAATAGCGACATCACCGCGAACGGATGTCTTCTATCGGTAGCGAGCCAACAACGCCTGGTACCGGACGTCTTCGCGCATCGTCGCAAACTCCGGCGCGGCATCGAGCTTGTCGAAACCTTTGAACCCCTGCCGGAACGCTTCGTTCAGGTGATCGATGACGGCATCCTGATCCCCCCGGCGCGCAGCCAGTTCAGCCTGATCAAATTCCGACGAGCGCGCGGGACCCGGCTGCCCGACGTCCACCGCTGGCGGCGCCTGCGGCACTGGTGCAGGCTTGTCGACCAAGGCTACGGGCGTCGCCACCGACGGCGACACAGCTTGCTTCGGACTCTCCTCAGGCCCCGCTACGACTGCTCCGGCGGCTTTCCCGTCGGACTGCGGCACGACTTGCGCGGCAGTCGCGTCACCCACCCGGTCGTAATACACGCTTCCGACCACCGGCACGTCGAAATGCATGCGATCCGGACCGTCGAAAAAGAACGAGACGCCGACGCCATACGGCAACTCCAGCAGGGTCTCGCCTCCTTTCTGCCTGATTGCATTCAGCGGAATGCGCGTGTCCGTCCCCGGCATGGACACGGCCTCTTTGCTGATCACGATGTCAGGACCGATCGGAAGATGCGCGCTGAAGAACGTCTGACGCTCCGCCTGCCAGTGTCCGATGATCGACGGCCGCTCCTGTCGTGAACATGCGACGAGTTGCACTCCGCACGCCACGCTCAGCAGGACGTGACTCAGCTTCATGTCGTGGCCGGACGACGGTATTTATTCACCAGCGTCTCGAAGCGCGGATCATGACGAACGACGTCGAGATCGGGATCCTTCTCCATCGCGTCAAAGTACTGGAAGCCGTTCAGGAAACTCGCCTCGAAGGCTTTGAGCGCATCGTCGGTGCGGGATTGCTTAAGCCGCAGCACGCCCAGGTTGTAATACACGAGTGACTGCTTCGGGTCGCGCGCCTGCGCGGCGTTCAACTCTTTTTCGGCGTCGTCGAGCTTGCCCTGCGCCATGTCGGCGATGGCGACCTTGATCATCTCCTTCGCCGCCGCGCGATTGCTCGCACTTTCCGCACCCGCCGCATCGCCGCTCGTGAGTTGTTCGTCCCCCGCCTTGCGATCCGCCGCGATGTCCTCGGCGGGAGGCGCGATACCGCCAGCCTCGGACGCTCCTTGAGCAGCTACAGTCGCCGCTGGCACGCTCGCTGCGATAACGGCCGACGTGCTCGCCGAGGCCACCTCGGCGGCCGGCGCGCCGCCCTGCGCAGCTTGCACCTCTTCCTGCGCCGCCTTGTGAGCGTGGATGAAGTAGAAAGCCGAGCCTCCGCCAATCACCAGCGCCGCCGCGCCAACGATCGCCGCGATCACCGGCGGCTTCGTTTTCTTGACGCCGCGGTCGTTTGGCGGATACGGATCGAGCAAGCCCTTGCAACTCGGGCAATGAAGATCCTCACCCGGCGCACGCTCGATGATCTTGTTACTCATGCCGACTTCGCAGTCGCCCAGCGACGGGCATTTGTACGTTGCCATGTTCTTTACTCCGCCTTAATTCGTTCGATGTTGCGCCACGCTCAGGCAGCCTGCGCCGCCGTGCCTGGCAAGCCGATGATGTCGCGAATCTGGGGCTTCAACGCGACGATCGCCTTGTAACCGGGGTCGTCGGTATAGCCGCCCGATTCTTCGAGGGTCTTGCGCGCGAATGCATCGAAGCGTTTGATCAGATCGCTCTTGTCGTCCCGATGCTGCAGCGCGCTGGCGATATGACGGGTCACTTCCGTCTCCACGAGCTTCTGGAGATCATCCTTCTGATCGCCATCGAAGACCGCGGACCAGGTCCGTCCGTTAAGCACGCGATCGGTCGGCAGGCCGTCGTCCTCGTAGACGAAGATCCATTCGGTCTCACCCGTCGTGCGGTTCTCGCGCGAACGGATCATGTCGAGCAGATGAGCGACCAGACGGTATGGCTTGCGCTTCGCCTGCGACGCCGCTTCGGCGGCCGTGCGCGCGTAGAGCGGCGGGAGGCGCTTGCCGTCGCCGCTGCTATGCAGCAGGTGCGATTCGTTGAAGTCGGTAAGCAGACCGTCGTAGTGACGCTTGAGCATCGGCAAGGATTCGACGAAGCGCACCGGCATCAACGAAGCGATCTTCATGATGACGATTTCATTCGACAGCTTGCCCGTCTCGACGACCGTGTCCGACGCGGAATCCTTCTGCTCTTCGAACATGCGCTTGAGCGTTGCGTGGAAAGTCTTCTGGCTTTCGCATTCGGGTAAAAACACTGCAACCGTTTTCGCCGTGCCGACAGAGCCGCCCTGATTGTTCGCCACGGCGCGGTCCGTTTCGGTCTTGTTGTACTGAAGCATCGTGCCGGACTTCTCATAGAGTTCCGACACGAAGTTCTTCAGGCCGCCCGGGTTCGCGTCGTACTGCTTCTGCAAGCGCTCGACGATATTGACGTGCAGCACCGGCTGAAGCGTTTTCGCGATCTCCGTGTGCGCCAGCTCGACGATGACAGCCGACGCCTGCGAGATGGTCGAGATGATCGCGCCGAGTGACACGCCGCGCACCAGCTTGTCGAAAGAATCGACCTCGGTGCCCGCGAGCTCGATGATTGACTGACGCACCTTCTGTGTCCGCGCGATCTGCGCCTGCTCGTCGACGATCAGCGCTTTCATCACGCTGCCGATCGCATTGCGGTCGAAGATGCGGTCCTGATGGATTGCGTCGGTGCTCGCGAGGCGCGCCGCCTGTTCGTCGTGCACCTGCTCGGTCGCCGCAGCGAGATTTTGATGCAGCGCGTCGATCAGTCCGCGCAGCGACACGAGTTCATCCTTGATGAACGGAATCAGCCCGCACGCGAAACGCTGACCTTCGATCAGCGTGCGCAGCGCGAAGAGATCCTGATATTGCATCGCCATCTCGGTGAACAGGCCGCCGCGCTTGTCGGTGAGATGCTTGCCGAGAAAGCCCACCTGGTTGAACTGGCTGTTCAGCTCGTCGATGCGCTTGACGATCGCCTGTTCCTTGGCGGGTCCCTTCGTCACTTCTTCGTTAAAGAGTGCGAGGCGCTCGCCCAGCATCGCCACCAAAGCGTCGACGAATTGACGCAACTGAATGAGCGAATGCGTGCCGATCTTCCAGTCCGAGAACAACTGCTTCTCGATCTGACGGCTGACATGCCGGGCCATTTCCAGGCGTGCGTTCGCCTTGATCTCATAGAACTTGCGCACGCCGCCCATCGTCCGGTACGTCTCGTCGAAGACCTTGGCGAGCCGCGAACTCATCGCGTGAACCCACGTGGTCTGTTCGAGCGTCTGGTCGGCGCGAATCTCCGGCGCGAGGCGGCTCACGATCTGCTTCCAGTATTCGTGCGCGGGCTTCCACATCGTGTTCTTCGCGTCGTCTTCCAGAATGCCGCTCTCGAGCGTCAGGTGCGTATCGCTCAGCAGCAGCTTCTGGAACACATCGGGCTTGCGCGCCTCCGAACCCCAGTCTTTCTGGACAGGCTCGTCGGCATAACCTTCGCCCTGACGGAAATTGTTGAACATGAGCTGACGCGTGGCCTGCTCCGCGAAGCCATAGGCGAGGTATTCCTTGATCTCCTGCTCCGGCACGACGATGCGCTCGACGCCGAACGACAAAAACAGCTTGGCGCGCGCCTTGCCGATCTCGTCCTCGGACTCAAAATTCTTGATATCGTTCTCGCCCTTCTCCGCGCGGCCGAGCCCTTCCCATTGCTTGTTGAGTGTCTTCTGATAAATGAACTCCGCCACGATGCGCGGCAGTTCAGTATCGACATCGAACTGCAGGTTATGCTCGTTGACGTTGTTGACGAGATAGCAGCCGTTGAAATAGGTGTCGTGACTCATCGGCGATCCGTCGAGCACGCTGCGCGGATGATATTGCCCCACGGCCATCGCGTTGAGTTCCGCGAGCGCTGCATAGCCGTTCGCATAGTAGTTCGAGAATCCGGCCACATTGCGCACGCGCTTCGAATCTTTCTCCGGCAACAGTGCGTAGATCAGGATGCGATGCAGATCGGCCTCGGCGTACTTGTTGCGGATCAGCGCGACGGCATCGACGATCGAACCGCTGCCCGTGCCCCCCGCGAGACCGCAAACGATATGAATGGTCACGCCCTTGCGTCCCGGCCCCTGCTCGAGCACGCGCATGCGGTCCTCGACCGCCTTGACGAATTGCGCGGCATTCTGCGCGAACACCAGCCTTCCGAGCTTGCGGCGCTGCGCCGCGCCCGCGATGCCCGGCTTCACGAAATCGAAGACGCTGCGCGGCTCGATCCAGTCGCTAAGACCGGGGAACGATGCAGGATCGTCCAGCACGGGACGCACGTTGCTGGCCGTGTTGATGACGTACTGGCTGCGCGCCAGCTCGATATCTTTGCCCAGTACGCGCCATTCGTCGTGCTTGTCGAGCTCGTCGGTGGACGTGTCGACATACAGATATTCGAAGCGCGCTTCCGACGGCGAATTGCCCTGCACATCGCGATCGCGCTCGACCGTCTTGCGCAGATTACGGATGATCTTGCCGCCCGATCCGCCGAGGCCAATGATGAGGTGGTTATGTTCCATATGTCAGCTCGTTCGTTTTCCCGGTTCGCCAATGTCGGCAATGTCACTCGTGGGCGAGGTTGATCTTCAGATAGAGATTGGCATCAGACGTGGCAGCCGGTTTGACCACGTAAGAGGCGACCTGGCCTCCCGTGGCGGGCGCGGAGTCGTCACTGAATGCGATGCCCTTCGCCGCATAGCCCGTGTCCGCGGCGGCGGTCGTCGTCGCTGTCGTGCAGGCGGCCCTGTCCTCGGCGGCGAATGCGATACCCTTTGCCGCATAACCCGTGTCGGCGGCCGCTACTTGCACCGCCGCGTCGGACGACGATGCGGGCGCGGGTGCGTCCGCCGTCAGCGCGCCGGGATTGGGCGTGCATGCTTGCGCAACGGATGGAACCGGCGTCGAAACGAAGTCGGGCGTATAGCCAGACACGCGCTTGCGTAGATCACCCCCGACCGGCTGGGGCGACAGATACACCATCAGCTTTTCCATGCCGGGCTTGTTGTCGAATACGAACGAGCCGCGCGCCGGGAGGAACACGACGCCCATTGCGTCGACGAAGTTGTCCTGCGAGGGCTGCGGATAGATTTGCGTGATCGAGCCGTCGGGTCCTTCGTTGAGGATGTACACATATGACGGATTGTTGACCTTCACGCCGAGCTGGAAGTGCTCACCGCTCTTGAACACGCGGCGCGCGAGAACATCGCGTGTCGAGCCATCGGGCTGCTTGAGCCTGATGAAATAGCTGGCGCCGACGTTCGCGATTTTCTTGCGGGAAGACACTTTCACCACGTGGGCCGTCTGCGCGTGAGCCGTTGCAGGCTGAGCGGATTGGTTGTCCGCAACGGCGGTGGCGTCGCCCGTGGATGGCGCCGGAGAAGTCGCGACGGTGCGCAGACTATCGTCCTCACCGAAGAAGAGCGACTTGGCGGTATAGCCATCTTCGGCCATGGCATGGCTTGCGAGCGTGGCAAGCGCTAGCGCGGCAAAAGCGTGACGCATGATGAGTCTCCGGAATGCTGAAGGAAGCTGTTGTGGAAAGTGCGTTTTACTGAAGATCGTTCTGGTCCGGCGGAATCGTCGACCACTCGCGAGGCACCTGATGGCGTTCGCCCTTCGATACTTCCTGTGCCTTCTCCGATGTGAAACGGCTGGCATCGCGAAACGCTGGCGCGAGTTGCCCGTGGTAGTGATCCAGGTAGGCGAACAGCGATTGTGTGAAGAACGAACCCTTCAAAACCTGGTCGTGCGCGAGCGGACTTTCGAATGTGCCGTTCTTTGGGCCGAGCGATTCTTCGTTCGGACTGGTCGCGGTGATGATGTTGTAGCCCGCGCGGCTGCGGTCGATCACAGTGCGCGCCTTTTGCGTCCCGCCGGTTTGCTGCACGCCGTCGTCCGAGAACCGAATGCCCTTCGACGTATAGGAGTCGCCGGTCCACGACGCGAGCGAGATGCCTTCGTACTCGTTACGGTTGCCATTGGTCCGCCGCACATAAGCGGCGCCTTCGTCGACGATGTCATTGAGCATGTCGCCGCTATAGCATGTGTCGATCACCACTCGCGTGACATGACTTGGTTTGCGCGCGAGATCCTGAACGAGCGTGTCGGGCACCGCATGCTGCTGAAAGTGCAGGATGATTTCCGGGCCGTCGTTCGAACGAACTGTCTCCTCGTTGCCCGAGTCGTAAGCCATGATCGACATCTTGCGTTTGTCGCCCGGCACCGGCACTGGCATGTTGCCGTGACTCGATACATAGATGAAGACGTCGTCGTTCGGGCGAATCTGCTCATTCAGGCGCGCGATGGCGGCTTCGATGTTGGCTTTCGTCGCCTGTTGATTGAGCAGTGCAGTCACGCGATAACCCGCGCGCTCAAGGTAGTGCTGAACGACCTCGGCGTCATCCGCGCCTTGAATATCGGGCAGGT is a genomic window of Paraburkholderia sp. PREW-6R containing:
- a CDS encoding ABC transporter permease, whose protein sequence is MNYTLNVKTVVVMLLPLYTLLAVFFLWPLGVVGWSSIWEHAFTLRGYEQVFTNPLIRRVLGSTLAIASFATGTSLLLGYIVALHLARLPTAKRAPYLVMVMLPFWTSILVKSYAFTVVLGSAGLIAKIAGWLSGDAWHPELVFNRTGVVIGMTNYLLPFMVLPILTSLTTQNRNLKFAAELMGAGPWMIFARITLPLSMPGVIAGVLMCLTLSMGMYITPALLGGPRDMMLANLIDFYTRQTLDWTLAAAIAMMLLVLSGVLIAMLGRVQQGREALA
- a CDS encoding TM2 domain-containing protein; the protein is MSDVSRQMMMYDAQKKSIVLAFLLWFFLGYLGAHRFYAGKTVTAIVQLMLSLIGGGLAFAGVGFVFIGLVGIWLFVDLFLLPGMIRRYNLSLAGRLG
- a CDS encoding aldehyde dehydrogenase, whose product is MSIPDASVWRARAQEIRPEGRAFIDGQHVSALSGKTFATVNPATGRTIADIAECGAEDVDVAVQSARRAFESGVWSRLAPAGRKAVMLKFAQSIMEHREELALLESLDVGKPITNAYNGDIASSATCIQWYGEAIDKLYGETAPAAPDVTTMIVREPLGVVAAVVPWNYPLSMASWKLGPALAAGNSVVLKPAEQSPLTAIRIAALAMEAGLPAGVLNVLPGYGETAGRALGLHMDVDAIGFTGSTAVGKLFMQYSGQSNIKRVGLECGGKSPHIVLDDCPDLDAAARAVAAGIFANSGQVCNAGSRLIVHAAVRDELLERVAKIARELVPGDPLDPATKMGAIVSQTQHETVMSYIDAGRAEGARVVAGGRAARTESGGYFIEPTVFDRVSNDMRIAREEIFGPVLSAITVESPEEAVRVANDTIYGLAAAVWTSNIARAQQVSRQLRAGVVWVNCFDRGTMSSPFGGFRQSGFGRDKSMHAFDKYMDWKAIWIAG
- a CDS encoding ABC transporter permease produces the protein MIDTATEVGSTYVRPEAKRRDSRAMLRVLGTIGGWCGYLFLLLPSLVIVPISFGGGSELTFPPKTFSLDLFRQLLADPAWWGACVTSVIVALVASAISIAVGVPGAYALARARFPGKRIFETLAITPMLVPVVVLGLGIYKQFSTLGLVNTIWGLALAHAVLVVPFVVIAVGSGLRHADAALEAVALVMGASRVRIFFQVVLPQIRASVAVSVLFAFLLSFDEVVVAYFISGPQTTTLPVKMYSAIRWEVSPVLAAVSTMLTLISLLMCLGIMALQRREASTDQ
- a CDS encoding LysR family transcriptional regulator → MLKVRHLEIFRAVVKAGSVSAAARLLYVSQPAVTKTLRMLEEEIGLTLFLRVKGRLVCTPEADAILPEIERLFGSVQSIAETAREIQQGQRGSIRVCTVSMLATTIVARAVGEFRKTHPYVEFDIRALPTRHVVEYVNNNQADFGILDVAAPSGTLEIEEFCSAELRCVVRKEHALAARKTITPKMLDREKLATFGDDTLTGWRLREAFRAQGRVFTSAFVSNSTPVLCALAREANAVALVDPFALMGASFPELVARRFSPAVPVEPRFLFAPGRPRSVIVDQFVAQLKATAHELAI
- a CDS encoding ABC transporter substrate-binding protein; this translates as MKTPDLDTSKLIDQQPRPRRVFLQQAAALAGVALLGAPAIVRAQSKSISVTCWGGAYEAAIRGAFAEPFTKETGIAVNLVNSADLARMKVQVESKNVSWDVFDSIGPQIVAGSRAGMWEKLDPAIVKTDGLVTRTGQDFVGTYSYAGGIGFDPKRSAKPPTTYAEFWDVKGFPGRRGLRPRVSENLEMALLADGVAPDKLYPLDVERAFKAMDRIKPAVRKWIETTPETVTLIASNELDFTYTYLSRVLPAQRAGTSVQMSMKQTLNSLEYLAVPKYGKNTRAAMQYVAFCLRPDRQAAFCDMVEFAPNVTAAMPLVSAAAKARMPDMHDKNSIIINDAWWGDHYDALQNRFTTWMLT
- a CDS encoding tetratricopeptide repeat protein is translated as MATYKCPSLGDCEVGMSNKIIERAPGEDLHCPSCKGLLDPYPPNDRGVKKTKPPVIAAIVGAAALVIGGGSAFYFIHAHKAAQEEVQAAQGGAPAAEVASASTSAVIAASVPAATVAAQGASEAGGIAPPAEDIAADRKAGDEQLTSGDAAGAESASNRAAAKEMIKVAIADMAQGKLDDAEKELNAAQARDPKQSLVYYNLGVLRLKQSRTDDALKAFEASFLNGFQYFDAMEKDPDLDVVRHDPRFETLVNKYRRPATT